The Paracoccus sp. MC1862 genome includes a window with the following:
- a CDS encoding ATP-binding protein, producing the protein MVAEIARPLPRPPARLARSGGARLAVLLLALLAVTLWAGGRMAFRHYLSAGQERAEMALGLTANGLDADLARFEVVPQLIAEFDLIQRLVSHPTDVGLRRAANAWLSAENAAIHASDIYVIRPDGDTIASSNYLDGEASFIGRNFSYRPYFIEAMRGGPGRFYGIGTASSVRGYYFSAPVFDMDGRIAGVVAVKVAVDRIEQSWHDGEYRFLVTDPEGRVFLSSEPRWLSASFEPPTPERLARTIETRRYADAELADLGVERVTRFGVPVLWIASDGEVREYVAVSQPMPRAGWTVHVLLDSAELRREARMAVLTLVLLLCAGVFGALILAQRRAQVAERIAMHQFATAELERRVEARTADLARLNGQLEQEVAERRATESELRAAQASLVQVGKLAALGQMSASLSHEINQPLAAARNYADSAGVLIERGDYAAARENMQHILSLVDRMAAIGRHLRDAARKPDDRLGAVDLAALLPETRTIVAQRLASSGAMLEIDLPPDLPPLKAGPTRLQQVLVNLITNAADAAEGTDDRRITLSASTEGEWIALRLRDRGPGVPEAIAERIFDPFFTTKGMGAGLGLGLSITANIVRDFGGTIAVRNAGPGAEFCVRLPVARPA; encoded by the coding sequence GGCGGCGCGCGGCTGGCGGTGCTGCTGCTGGCGCTGCTGGCCGTGACCCTGTGGGCGGGCGGGCGCATGGCCTTCCGGCATTACCTGTCAGCCGGGCAGGAACGGGCCGAGATGGCGCTGGGTCTGACGGCCAACGGCCTTGATGCCGATCTCGCCCGCTTCGAGGTCGTTCCGCAGTTGATCGCCGAGTTCGACCTGATCCAGCGGCTCGTCTCGCATCCCACTGACGTCGGGCTGCGCCGGGCGGCCAACGCCTGGCTTTCGGCCGAGAACGCGGCCATCCATGCTTCGGACATCTATGTGATCCGCCCAGACGGCGACACCATCGCCTCGTCAAACTACCTTGACGGCGAGGCCAGCTTCATCGGCCGCAACTTCAGCTACCGCCCCTATTTCATCGAGGCGATGCGCGGAGGGCCGGGCCGCTTCTACGGCATCGGCACCGCGTCATCCGTGCGGGGCTATTACTTCTCGGCCCCCGTCTTCGATATGGACGGCCGGATTGCGGGCGTGGTCGCGGTCAAGGTCGCGGTGGACCGGATCGAGCAGTCCTGGCATGACGGGGAATACCGCTTTCTCGTCACCGACCCCGAGGGGCGGGTCTTCCTGTCATCGGAACCGCGCTGGCTTTCCGCCAGCTTCGAGCCTCCCACCCCAGAACGGCTGGCCCGCACCATCGAGACCCGCCGCTATGCCGATGCCGAGCTTGCCGATCTGGGCGTCGAGCGCGTGACCCGCTTCGGCGTGCCGGTCCTGTGGATCGCGTCCGATGGCGAGGTCCGCGAATACGTCGCCGTCTCGCAGCCGATGCCGCGGGCGGGCTGGACCGTCCATGTGCTGCTGGACAGCGCCGAGTTGCGGCGCGAGGCGCGGATGGCGGTGCTGACGCTGGTCCTGCTGCTTTGCGCCGGGGTCTTCGGCGCGCTGATCCTGGCGCAGCGCCGGGCGCAGGTGGCCGAGCGGATCGCCATGCACCAGTTCGCCACAGCCGAACTGGAACGTCGGGTCGAGGCGCGCACCGCCGACCTTGCCCGCCTGAACGGCCAGCTTGAGCAGGAGGTCGCCGAGCGCCGCGCCACCGAGTCCGAGCTGCGGGCCGCGCAGGCGAGCCTCGTGCAGGTCGGCAAGCTGGCGGCGCTGGGGCAGATGTCGGCGTCCCTGTCGCACGAGATCAACCAGCCGCTCGCCGCCGCCCGCAACTATGCCGACAGCGCCGGTGTCCTGATCGAGCGGGGCGACTACGCCGCCGCGCGCGAGAACATGCAGCATATCCTGTCGCTGGTGGACCGGATGGCGGCCATCGGCAGGCACCTGCGCGATGCCGCCCGCAAGCCCGACGACCGGCTGGGGGCGGTGGACCTGGCCGCGCTGCTGCCCGAGACGCGCACCATCGTGGCCCAACGCCTTGCCAGCAGCGGCGCCATGCTGGAAATCGACCTGCCGCCGGATCTTCCGCCGCTGAAGGCGGGACCGACGCGGCTGCAACAGGTGCTGGTCAATCTCATCACCAACGCCGCCGACGCTGCCGAGGGGACGGACGACCGCCGCATCACCCTGTCGGCAAGCACCGAGGGCGAGTGGATCGCCCTCCGCCTGCGCGACCGTGGCCCCGGCGTGCCCGAGGCCATCGCGGAACGTATCTTCGACCCCTTCTTCACCACCAAGGGCATGGGCGCGGGGCTGGGCCTCGGCCTGTCGATCACTGCCAATATCGTGCGCGACTTCGGCGGCACCATCGCGGTCCGCAATGCCGGCCCCGGCGCCGAGTTCTGCGTCCGCCTGCCTGTGGCGAGGCCCGCATGA